ATGCGAGGACATCCGAGGAGTTATACTCTCTGGCACACAATTAGCAAAGTAAGTTATAAATCTTATCcacttgtattttcttttttctttcttcttctttttttcttttttttttttcttttttactaacCAAACGGACAGACATACATCTTTTTAACAAGTAGCATATTTGTATGTTCTATTTCGCatttaatatgttttaatGTTCATGCATAATGATGGAAtacataacgataattaatttatttatttcatttggcTATTACTTGATTAATTTGATCTAAAACTATGAAAAGTTATTCGTGTACTTTGCTCAAGGtcaaaataattaagatatgtTATGAGAAACATATGAACTAACCTGTCTTACGGGTTACTGCCTTCTCGtgttttgtaaaatttaagGTTATGGTGTTTTACAAAGgcgggaaaaaaaacaaaatggattttattttatcaaattcaaatatcatttcgaatatcatcatcatctgtaattattttaataatcccACATGAACacagaatatatatgtttattatataataaattatttttcttcatggAAGCTTTATCTTACAGAGAAATTCGTGCATCCTTGGCACAAGATGTAACAGATCTAAAGACAAAGCTACCAGACTTTACACCTAGTTTGGCTATTGTCCAAGTCGGCGGTAGACAAGATTCTAATGTTTACATACGAATGAAAATCAAAGCGGCTACAGACATTGGCATAAATGTACAACACGTTAAACTTCCAAACACTATAACGGAAACTGAACTGATCAACGTAGTGAACAAATTAAACAATGATTCTAAAACTCACGGTATCATCGTTCAAATGCCGCTCGATActgttaatgaaattaattctcATTTAATTACGAATACAGTGTCTCCTTCTAAAGATGTTGACGggtaaattgatatttttattttgcacaAATCTAATATAAGTTAAAcaatttaaagaatataaatttatcgatttctaattcgtttgatttaaaaatctatacgattaataaatttaatggaatattcaataatttacTACTTTCATTCTTATCTCAAAATGCAATTGTcgaaatttaaaatcaatatcattatttgaCCCAAAACCAATACGTCATCATCGTTACTTctagaaacaataaatatttcgttatcGTACTAGCtgtagataaaatttttttcatatcaatttataagaaatatattttacgaaacTCATTGAAAACAGTACggttttatacatttatataaaagtcaATACAATCGGCATGCCCTTTGACATGAAATGACGTAAAatatgagataaaaagaataaaatatcatctcgcatggaaagaagaatatttttttatagatctaTGATCTTACACATTTTctcataataacaaaaatgtcgATCATATGTAcgatattaaatgtaattgaaAGAATTACCGAAATAATCTACAAATCTTAATTTTAATCATGATATTtagaatcgatatttttatcgtgttaacgataatttaaaacattttaaacagtttaatacaaaaataattttgaaaaattataaaatatacatatgtacgtatataacaTAACATACGTAgcaataaattgttattactacgtatatgtattatatatacgtatatataatataatgtaatatattacgaAATGTCTATTTTTCAGTCTCAATACGATTAACGAAGGAAAAGTTACAATCGGTGATATGTCAGGATTTATACCATGCACGCCTAATGGATGTATGGAGCtcattaaaaagtaattaaaaatgtaattctaagaaaattgtataaaactgctttaacgtttttaaactcaataatatattgtagaaGTGGTGTACCAATTGTCGGTGCTCAAGCCGTAGTTTTGGGTAGAAGTAAAATTGTAGGTACACCGGTAgctgaattattaaaatggcACAATGCTACAGTGACGATATGTCattcaaaaacgaaaaatcttCCAGAAATAGTAAGTAGTTTTTCGAGCAAGAAATttgtaaatgaattttttcaaaatgatatgaaaataaatatcaattacgATTGTTTCTCAATTTAATCAATTTCTGAGGTCTCTCAAGCCGATATCTTGATCGTGGCTATCGGTAAGCCAGAATTCGTCAAAGGGAGCTGGATAAAATCAGGCGCTGTCGTAATCGATTGTGGCATCAATTCTATTCCGGgtaagataaaaggaaaaagttctTAATtgcttatatatttaatttaataatgaaaaatacctcaaatcgataatatcgatatatatatatatataataataaagtaaatttgtaaaatcttGTAATGTGTATATTCAAggcgttaaaaaatatttcgaaatagtCTTCGATAAAAATCTCATCAAATTCAATTAACACATATGATAAGAATAGTTATATTTCGAGAGATATATTCTTACATCAAATTTAATACATGTTTTCCAGATTCTGGAAAAAAAAGCGGTGAGCGTTTAGTAGGCGATGTTGATTACGAGGAAGCTTCGAAAGTAGCTTCATATATTACGCCAGTTCCTGGTGGTGTCGGCCCTATGACGGTAGCCATGCTGATGAAGAATACAGTGACTTCGGCCAAAAAAGCAGCTGAAAATCTTCTTAATGTCGATTGGAAACTAAGaattttaaagattaatcCACAGAGACCAGTTCCAAGTGATATAGCTATTTCTAGAAGTCAGACATATAAACCTATTGTCAGTTTAGCTGAAGAAATCGGTCTATTACCAAATGAGCTAAGTCCTTATGGAGACAATAAGGGTAAAATAAGTCTAAATGTTCTAAAGAGACTGAAGAATCAACAGAATGGAAAATTCGTGGTCGTCGCTGGTATTACGCCAACACCTCTCGGTGAAGGTAAAAGTACGACGGCTCTTGGATTAGTGCAAGCTCTCTCAGCGCATAAAGgaacaaattcttttgttacgtTAAGACAGCCTAGCCAAGGTCCTACTTTCGGAGTTAAAGGAGGAGCTGCTGGTGGTGGATATGCACAAGTatgtacaaaaataaaattataaaattttaaatctaattattataatgatatatgttcatattttttttcctttctaggTAATTCCTATGGAAGAATTCAATCTTCACTTAACCGGAGACATCCATGCTATAACCGCGGCAAATAATCTTTTAGCAGCCCAAATCGATGCTCGATACTTCCATGAATCCACTCAAAGTGACAAGGCCCTTTATGATAGATTGGTACCTACGATGAAAGGTGTTCGAAAATTCTCCAAAATTCAATTAAGGCGTCTGCAAAAACTTGGGATCACAAAAACCGATCCAAACTCCTTGACGGAAGAAGAACAACGCAAGTTCGTACGATTGGACATCGATCCACATAATATTACGTGGACAAGAGGTACatgcaataagaaaaataaaattaattatcttaatgTCAGTTGAACAAGTATACTCTCATTAAGACTTATCCTCTTTTGCAGTGGTTGATATAAATGATCGTTTCCTACGTAAAATAACTATTGGTCAAAGTTCGactgaaaaaaataagacgaGAGAGACTTCTTTCAaaatttctgtttcttctgaGATAATGGCGATACTTGCTTTAGCTGCTAACGTCGAAGATTTGAAACAAAGATTGGGCAATATAGTAATTGGATTCAATAAGAATGGTGAACCTTTAACTGCTGAAGATTTGGTTCgtatttaattaacgatattataagtttagatatttttatctatttacatttattctttacttacttttatcaatttaatagGGCATGACTGGTGCGATGGCTATCCTTCTGAAAGATGCGATCGAACCAACGCTAATGCAATCTTTAGAAGGTACACCTGTAATGGTTCATGCTGGTCCCTTCGCTAATATCGCACACGGTTGTTCCTCGATAATAGCAGATACTATTGCATTAAAACTAGTTGGACCAAATGGTATTGTAGTGACAGAAGCTGGATTTGGTTCCGATATAGGCATGGAGAAGTTCTTTGACATTAAATGTAGAACATCTGGACTCGTGCCGAATGCTGTCGTTCTTGTTGCAACTGTTAGAGCCTTGAAAATGCATGGTGGTGGTCCATTAGTAACCCCAGGTGCGGCTCTAAAAAAGGAATACAttgaagaaaatatcgaaCTTGTTAGAAAAGGTCTTCCAAATCTTCAAAAACATATCAGCAATGGCCTGAAATTTGGAGTACCCGTTGTTGTAGCTATAAATTCATACacgtaaatatttcattctgcATTAAGTATATCTGAAATccataatcaatttttttttttttttttttttaaattgcttGAATACATTTTTCCTATTGCAaccaaaataaatatttattattctactaGCACTGATACAGAAGCTGAACTACAGCTCATCAAAGAAGTGGCATTGGAGAGTGGTGCAGCAGACACAGTGATTTGCACTCATTGGGCTGACGGTGGATCAGGTGCAATAGCTTTGGCAGATGCAGTTATCGCTGCAACGAAAAAACCAAGTAACTTTAAACCATTGTATAGTCTGGATCTCAGTATTGAGGAGAAGATAAACGTCATTGCTAAAGAAATGTATGGTGCTGGAGAAGTTATTCTAGCAGACAAAGTAAGTAAATTTAAATGATGAAATACTTtgaatattctatatatatttgaaatactaGCATATACACagcaataatacatttttacttattttttgaatcttaggtaaaagaaaaaattaaagtatataacacATTAGGTTATGATAAATATCCTATATGTATGGCAAAAACATCTAACTCTCTAACAGGAGATCCATCCATCAAAGGTGCCCCAACAGGTTTTAAacttgatattaatgatatatttgtaGCCGTTGGCGCTAAATTTGTCGTAGCATCTGTTGGAGAGGTaagattttcaattataaattgaaaaatttcttacatGTATGTCACGAACGACGTTTTTATAAATTGCAGATCATGATGATGCCAGGTCTTTCTACTAGGCCAAGTATTTATGATATGGATTGGAATAGTGAAACGAATGAGATAGAaggattattttaaatataaactcttttcatattattgccacataataacaataattttatctatttatatttttcatactcCATGTACTTTATGTATGTtccatatgaaatattaatctcATAAATAACTAATAAGAATGTATTAGtaagttaattataaaatcaatatttcgtaattctgtgattaatttatttaactttagTAATAGCTCTAAACTTTGCTGATCTAACTCTTGGATTTTTATTGACTTCTTCAGATGATGGTGTCAATACATGCTTATGCATCATTTTCCATGGTGACATGActatatcatttaattcgtCAATGCAAAAactcttattataatttaaatattttaatggtgTAACATTTGCCACAAAATCTGTTATATTTCCTGTCATGTGTCTTTTAACAACAATATCTTCCAATGAATGGAAAGATATTGTTATCAAACAACCACCAATTTTTAAGTAATTTTGTGCAAGCACCATGCCATGATTGATTTCATTCAATTCATTGTTTACAAAAATTCTAAAAGCTTGAAACGTTTTTGTCGCACAATGTGAGAATCTACCTAATTGATCTTTTCTGATTTCATTATTGAGTACAGATTCAACAAGCTGTGCCAATTCTTTTGTTGTTTccaattttttatacatatatcttgcTTCGATAAGCGCACGTGCTATCTTTCTTGCCTTCTTTTCTTGtccataaattttcaatatacgaTACAAATCTATCTCATCCGCTCTTTCTATTACATCAGCAGCAGTTGGATTTTCAGGATATCTATTACCATCCATTCTCATATCTAATGGTCCATTTTTTGACAAAGAAAAGCCTCTTTCTGCATTATCAAATTGCATTGATGAACATCcaaaatcaaacaaaaaacCATCAATACTattctttttaactttatgCTCGCTAAGTAATAATGGTAAATCTGAAAATTTTCCTAATAAAGGAATCATTTGTCCAGGATAGTTCTTTGATAAATCTTGTGCAATATTATATGCTATTGGATCTCTAtctaatgtaaaaatttttatatcaggTGCTGATTTCAAAATTTGAGTAGTATGTCCTCCAGCACCAAAAgtcatatctacatatattttacCTGGAGATGgttgtaaatattgtaaaactTCTTTGATCATTGCAGgtacatgtatattattatttttaattacatctTGTTCCTGTATATCTTGTTGTTGACtaaaatatcttttgtttattacatattgtatattaatttttgatagaTGATGAAACTGTACTCTTGTTTCATGATATAGTTTGTTGATACAAAAAgcttgtaaatataataaattaattttaaatttaagcATTCTTACGTATATTTCGTATTTTGTTTATAAGCctcttaagaaaaaatttattttcttcttccaagTATTCTTTCATCTCTGGACTTAGTGCAATATTACATTGCTCTACTGTTAAGCCACTTGCAGTACTTGTAAGACTACGTTTATACATTTGTCCATAATGATTTGAACTTATCCTTTTCAAACTTGCGTAATATCGGTCACACTGTTCTTGATCTATTGGAGTAGTAATATCACCTTTTGAGAAGATAAGTTTCACTTGATCACGAATATGTTGACTTAAAtctctaaataaaaaaatatatacaacatttatattatatgtaacaacaaaatttaagaaatataaatacttatttacatgagaattataattttaatattatacctAACCTATCAGTATCTATATGAACCAAATGATTTGAATAATtgaatagatataaattacatttttcttatcaacatatataaatatatatgtatatatatatatacaaataaaagatttttaatttatataaaattacctGCCAGGTTTTGATTTATCTAATGGCCAAGattctaataatttcataaaattcttATAGTTACCAGCCATGTTTTAACTTGCATAATAGCAATTCTCAATAAtccgttctttctttcatgtatatgtattattacttataggttacaaaattataattcaaCCAGTATAATTgagtaatatattttgatgCCGTATGAGACAGATTGGTAAAaacttacattttttttcaataaaatatcatattacatatattgatCGACCAATTGTTACTATTTacgttttatcttttacttaTAATTGGTACATTAAAATGCAACAACACGAATTTTCCAATCACAGATAATATAACTAGTCATGTTTTTACTCGATATTAAAGTACTCAATAGTAccaatctaataaataaaatgttgagCGTGTAGTCACATTTTCGACTCcctaacattatatattttcataaatgattataaattaatataaaattaccaTTGGAAATCTTATACTttcatgtataaaaaaaagaaaaaaagaaaaatggaataaCTTGAAAATGATATACATGAAAAATCAAGTCTCCCAAGATGGAATCTAAATTTTCTAATGTTGGTAGAAAGAAGGGACATTTCTAACAGTCGATTTGGCACTTTCAAATGACGATCAAGTCATGTAAGCGTGCGTGGTGGTTCACTCGTTCGGCGACAATGGCGGCAGATCTGGAACAATTTCAACAGCTTTTAAACACACTTCTAAGCACGGATAACGATGCCCGAACGCAAGCGGaagtatgtatattgtattcaattttatttacgcatataacaaatatatttccaaaaagaaaaatgtacgaATTTCGATAATGATTCACTGATTACCCCTTGAGCACGTTGCCAACATGTCAGAGCTTAGCATGAATGATTTCTCATATCGCTATCAACTTTTTAATGTCCACTTTTGTTAAATcttaattcattattacatttacatCTAACAATAACATGTCTAAATTTGTATCAATAAGAATCGCCAGCCTCTTAGATGAATGCTAACAAGTGTTTGgaataagttaataaaaatccaAAATGGTGTCGCGCGCGGCATTGCGTGCTTTGGTAAATCCTTTTATTcactttaatatataatttaacatgATTATGACAGAAATAATCAAAGGATACGTCGAAAGATcaaactacatatatattttcctaaATGTATATGATTAATGACGTGGATAAAAATATAGCATACCAAACGGCATAGAATTTTTGCTCAATCGTACATCCAATGTGCTTTCCCTCCCACATGCACCCTTATTTCCAGTTCCggtatttaaaaatcattaataagaaaaattaaatgaaatcaaatCTGTATACGTCcagtttaatatttattttttcttcctccaaATTCCTCTCCCCTTAGATTTTGTTGGATTAAGTATTTACACATGCGTATACGTTGGTATGATTCATATCAttcctttttccatttccAAATTCAATCACGTGCGATCCGACAATCGATCCTTATCCATTAAAGGCAAACGATCTTTATTTTAAGTTCTATGTATTTTTCATTGGAATTATGTATTGAATAAAAGAgatctgtattatattataaaaatattataacattgTATTGTTTAACACAATTATACTATTTTTGTGTAATCatttaaattgttaattatgaagcttatttaattttttattgtaactaatgtaaaattatatgttGTACTCAGATCATGCTTTATCAAAATATACAGCcaaaatttaattgtttatgaattaattttagaaAGCATACAACAATCTTCCAGTGGAAACTAAGGTGACATTTCTTTTGACATCCATTTGCAATGCTGCCCTTGCAGAAGAGATGCGTGCCATGGCTGCAGTGCTACTGCGtcgacttttttcttctgaatTTATGGACTTTTATTCCAAGgttataaccataaaaatatctgcatgttattatatataattgtttttttacatatctataataccattttttaaatcataaacGCATAAAAAATTTAGTTGATCaaattatatgaaagaagCAAACTAAAATAGTTTCAAGCAaactatatattatgtttgaAGTTAGTGCCAACAAGTATTgccaatgataaatatattatccatAGTTATCTTAAGTTAACTTTCTTAATAAAgactttattttactttataatctaaaatttaaaaaaatgttaacattctcctaaatcattttctttgtgTCATTGGTTTTCAttgtatgaaataatttttgtcttcaatttaataagaatcaataatacattatatatttttatataaaaatttcaacattaaatttcattcagATTCCTCCAGAGGCACAAGTACAGTTGAAAGAGcaaattttgttatatgttCAAAATGAACAAACAGAAACAATTCGCCGTAAAATATGTGAAGTTGCAGCTCAAGTTGCTCGTAATTTAATAGACGAAGATGGAAACAATCAATGGCCAGAATTTCTTCAGTTCCTATTTCAATGTGCAAATAGTCCTTTACCAGCATTAAAGGAAAGTGCATTAAGAATGTTCACGTAAGTTCATtactttaaattttaaattggattttaaaattcaaaaattaaagtaaatgaaaatatgtgtAACAGATCCGTCCCTGGTGTTTTTGGAAATCAACAAGCAAATTATCTTGATCTTATTAAACAAATGCTACAACAATCAGTCATGGATACCACAAATAATGAGGTAAATAATTAGTTGATACAAATTTGGAAGATCGATACACGAGATACCAGGAATTCAGAATTTCTCGTCACAAAATCTTCCAAAAAAAACCTGCCTTCTGATGACTGTAGCTTGTGAAGCTTTAATTTACAGACAGATACGgggcatacatacatatgtgttaaTTCCTTACATAAttgcttatatttttattaatcaaaataaaattttgtattcatcactaaattaaatacattttttgatCATACAGGTTAGATTCCAAGCAGTAAGAGCAATAGGAGCTTTCATAACTTTAcatgataaagaagaaaacatacaaaaacatttttctgaACTTTTGCCTGTAGTTGTGCAAGTAACTGCTCAGTCTGTAGAAAAACAAACTGATGAttctttattaaaagtatTGATCGATTTAGCTGAGTCTACACCTAAATTTTTGAGACATCAATTAGAAAATATCATGGAAATgtgtatgaaaatttttttaaatgaagaaaTGGAAGACTCTTGGAGACAATTAGCTCTCGAAGTTTTAGTAACACTTGCAGAAACTGCACCAGCAATGGTTCGTAAAGTTGGCGGAAAATACATTGCAGCATTAGTAccttttgttttaaaaatgatGACAGACTTGGAAGAGGATGAAAAATGGAGTTTCTCTGATGAAATTATAGAAGAagataatgacagtaataacgtAGTAGCTGAAAGTGCTTTAGACAGATTAGCATGTGGTTTAGGCGGTAAAACCATGCTACCACAGATAGTGCAAAATATCCCTTCGATGTTGAGTAATACAGACTGGAAATACAGGTAAAATAGCAATgtctaaaatttatttaaatatcaattgatatttcttctttaaaagaaGGCCACAGAATAGTCAGcggttatatatttaatataagtaATCGCGTTACATCTGTGGCAAAGTAATCAATGAGATAACTCgtatttctatctatcgttTTGATAGATAGAATTCGGATACTCTCATTGCATGTTCCTTTTAAGAGAGttgatgttaataaaaaattaacatcATAGAATTGGAACaaacatttttatcttattaaatttattaaattattgacaatggaaattttttatttagacaTGCAGCTCTCATGGCTATATCTGCTGTTGGTGAGGGGTGCCACAAACAAATGGAAGCTATATTGCCACAAATTATGGAAGGTGTTATACAATACTTGCAAGACCCTGTAAGTTGTTTTAGTTTAGAATATTCTAATTtattgtagaaaataaaaagccaTGAATGAAGTTAAtagtatcattaaaattattaaaatgatggTGTAACATTCTTGGCAGAATAATGGAAAAGTTAATATATGCATTCATGTCATTGttttaataacatgaatttcATAATCTTGATTTTGAAGTTTCTGAGAGCTGATTGTTTTGAAACAAAGATAGTCATAGTGTTGaaacatacaaaaatataataaaagttatattttgtattattttcgttatacgATTTctatcgcttttttttttttttttttttttttagcatcCCCGTGTCAGATATGCAGCTTGTAATGCAGTAGGACAAATGTCAACAGACTTCGCTCctacgtttgaaaaaaaattccatgATAAAGTTATACCTGGATTACTTATGGTATTGGATGATAATGCAAATCCTAGAGTACAGGCTCATGCAGGAGCTGCATTAGTAAATTTTAGTGAGGACTGTCCGAAACATATACTAACTCGATATCTTGATGCTATTATGGCAAAACTTGAATCGACACTCACTGCTAAATTTCAAGAATTAGTAGAGAAGGGTACTAAACTTGTTTTGGAACAAGTTGTTACAACTATTGCTTCTGTTGCCGATACGTGCGAAGAGCAATTTGTCACTTATTATGACAGATTAATGCCTTGTCTAAAATATATTGTTCAAAATGCAACTTTACCAGAACACAAAATGCTTAGAGGAAAAACAATCGAATGTGTCAGTCTCATAGGTGTGGCTGTTGGTCCAGAAAAATTCATTGCCGACGCTAATGAAGTAATGGAGATGTTCTTAAAAACACACTC
This Vespa crabro chromosome 7, iyVesCrab1.2, whole genome shotgun sequence DNA region includes the following protein-coding sequences:
- the LOC124425482 gene encoding importin-5, translated to MTIKSCKRAWWFTRSATMAADLEQFQQLLNTLLSTDNDARTQAEKAYNNLPVETKVTFLLTSICNAALAEEMRAMAAVLLRRLFSSEFMDFYSKIPPEAQVQLKEQILLYVQNEQTETIRRKICEVAAQVARNLIDEDGNNQWPEFLQFLFQCANSPLPALKESALRMFTSVPGVFGNQQANYLDLIKQMLQQSVMDTTNNEVRFQAVRAIGAFITLHDKEENIQKHFSELLPVVVQVTAQSVEKQTDDSLLKVLIDLAESTPKFLRHQLENIMEMCMKIFLNEEMEDSWRQLALEVLVTLAETAPAMVRKVGGKYIAALVPFVLKMMTDLEEDEKWSFSDEIIEEDNDSNNVVAESALDRLACGLGGKTMLPQIVQNIPSMLSNTDWKYRHAALMAISAVGEGCHKQMEAILPQIMEGVIQYLQDPHPRVRYAACNAVGQMSTDFAPTFEKKFHDKVIPGLLMVLDDNANPRVQAHAGAALVNFSEDCPKHILTRYLDAIMAKLESTLTAKFQELVEKGTKLVLEQVVTTIASVADTCEEQFVTYYDRLMPCLKYIVQNATLPEHKMLRGKTIECVSLIGVAVGPEKFIADANEVMEMFLKTHSEDLPDDDPQTSYLISAWVRICRILGKQFEQYLPLVMGPVLRTAAMKPDVALLDNEDMQGIEGDLDWQFVSLGEQQNFGIKTAGLEDKASACEMLVCYARQLKEGFADYAEEVVRLMVPMLKFYFHDGVRTAAASSLPCLLDCVKIKGPQYLQGMWAYIYPDLLKAIDTEPESVVLLELLYSLAKCIETLGDGCLGVQPMAELSRILDKLLNEHFERAVARLEKRKDEDYDEVVEEQLEDEDNEDIYTLSKIADILHALFTTHKSKIFPFFDQICGHFVKLLNPDRSWSDHQWALCVFDDVIEFGGPECAKYQEFFLRPMIQYVSDKSAEVRQAAAYGCGVLGQFGGEAFAQACAEALPRLMEVINDPESRSPENVNPTENAISAVTKILKYNNTAINVDEILPHWLSWLPVIEDEDEAPHVYGYLCDLIEANHLVVLGPNNANLPKLISFFAEALYRDAVPTDDPVMARILNIVRQIQNNESVFQACINALTTDQQQALSEALSVQTTN